The genomic window TGCTATACCTTGTCCCTGCTTGTATATCTGTACCATTAGGTGTAGCTTTCTATAAAGGAGATTTGGAAGCGATGTTCAGGTAAGATGGTGTTTTTATACGCTGTTGTTGCCGGGTGTATTACAAATATGAATTGGATCCTCCAggaattattttttctgtgaTTTTAAAGGACCAAAGTTTCGTTTGCCATATGGCGGGGCATCATCAGGATTTGTCCCTAAGTGCGGCATATTGGTTATCGTCTCTGCCTGTAGCCTAGTGAATTCAGGGTTTGAAATTCCAACAAACTTTtcaaatgcaacaaaaaagCTTTTCTTTTATACATTGTGCAAAATTATTATATCTAACATTATCTTGCAGTTATTCGGATGAAAAAAGTGAGAAAACCGAACCTGAAAAACAAGAAGACACCAAAAAATCGGACTGAGTTGACCAATATTGCcgaatgtaaattattattttagaaaCATGGAAAACGTCCTGTTGCAGTGtgtagttgttgtttttgttgtttattctaCACACATTGTATTTGTTGTGAAATATCTCTGTATGGTTTGTGGGAATCTATACCAATCTGTCTACAggttcaaatttaaattctgtttaaaaattgttgccATACTTTATCTTTGCACTAGTTGCATTTTAATCTTGCCTATAAGTCTATCAAGATAGAAATGTGTATTCGATAACTGTACAATACGAGTTGATGTTGTTGGAATAGCTATTTGGGGTTtgatttaccaaaaaaatatttttttgttttaagtatgGCTGTAccttttttatgaatgaatttgTAAACTTTGCGGGAAacgattttactttttatcgATGAGTGGCTCGTTCTGCCACAGGTGATTAGTGCAATGTCGGTTGTTGCCTTTTTGTAGAATTACGCGccaagaaaaagtaaaatgaaaaaaaagggTTGTACATAAAATGTAGTACTTTATTGGCGGGAATACTGACACAGAGAATTGCACTGAAGAAAATGGAACTGCAACTTTGGTCTTGAAAGGCACAGGAATACAAGAGGAACTTAAACATCAGCAGAGGCTGTTGTGGTACTATGGATTTGCACTGAAGTAGTTAAAGGCACTGTTGGTGGGATATCGATATTATTGCAACGTAGAATCTCATGCAGGCGGGACATATCTGAAAAgttaaattgaattaatttaCAGGGgatgtattattatatattgatAAACATATATGAGCatacagttgtttttgtttttaaatgttgaagATTTTTGACTATTTTTTATAGCTTTACCGAACTACAGCACTGGACTATGAAATTAGAGTGAAACAATCGTAAAAGGCGCCGAACTTCACAAAatgcagggatagttagataGTTGTTCCTATGAAAGAAACAAACTTGATGATTCAAATATTTACTGATTGTTGCAGAGCAGAATTGTCCAAAATAGGCCtgtcaccccaggtttggaGTCTATGGAAAcaattgcaaaacaaaattctgGCTTACCTTGCTCCTTTTGTGAGAGTTTCTCTTCTAGATTATGAATTTGTAATTCCAGCTCAgaattctttttctttatttcatGAACTCTATCGTCTGCTTTAGTTTTTACTGTTACGATGATACCTGGAAACAAAGACGggctatacataaaaactaatcccacagttacatacatagtactTTGTAAGCAGGTacgaaatgtatgaaacaaaaaactcaTCTTAAATGAATAAGTTATATGTTAGTATGTTAcatctgtttatttatttaactattCATCAATATTAGCAATAACAATCGTAATCTTACCATTAATGATTCTGAAGACTCTCCACAGCCGTAGAATGACAAGGAGTCCGATAGCAGCGAGGGCTTCACTCTCCCCGACGAATATAAGAGCGATATCGACACCGAACGATATCACCACGACAACCGCATCCAACACTTCCACCTTGTGGTGTATGAAGTGACGATGATCGGCGATTATCTGGGAATATAAAAGAAGGTAACATATCGtgattataaattttttaatgtgtgcctgacaatttagacaactcgttagtgaccgctggaggaattgtcattaagtgtcttgcccaaggacacattctTCCACAATAGTAGGAgtatcgagccttgaacctataactTCTGGTCTAGAGACAGGTGCAATAACCACTATGCCAAAAGAAACACTTaatctatttaaatatgatcATAGTTTTACCTTCAAAGCGATTTCCACCATAAATATTGATAGAATTGAGAGAGAAAACCCGTGTAATATCTCTGGTGCGGGATTACCATGTGGTACAATGATTACTTTGAGGTCAATAAGGAGTTCACCAACTACAAGGAAACTGTCCAACACTACTAGGACTATGATTGCAACCTGTATagataaatatgacataagttttagtttgaaaagcagaattaaattaattaaaataataaacaaaaggtaattaaaagcaaattgATAGCAGTTAAAACGGGCTTTCGATATAAAGTATTGCAAAGAGCATCAGTTCAAAGCGTGACTGTTAAAcccaaaacatgtttatatgaatgtagaaaacttgtttatttaggATGAGTGTcatgtttcatttgtttccgCTTATAGACCTGAAAAGtaacatgtatgtaactttgtgggattattttttatgtatagaaGACATTTGGGACAATTTGAACTTAGAAACCATCCAAATGAAGCAATTGGCCAAGTTTTTCCAAGCACACATAGTTACATGCGCCAACAAACAATGTGGGTAGCTTAAgagtaaaagttaaatattaactagAATTTTAGGTtataactattttaataatacagGTACAATAAAACCCATGCATGCTATGCATTTTGCACTATGTTGGCACAAATTTGTAATGATATTcgaatcaattttaaaacactaaatAATCACCGccagtgtatgaaacaaagcGCTAAAATTTATTCACTCCTGCAATACACCACAAGTACAAATGCTCACATGTATTGGTTTAGAATGAAGGATGTGTCTCAGTTTCTCCCTGTTCGTGAGGATTGCTTCTTCCTCATGATCATCTCCATCTTCTCCTATCTCAAACTTCATGTATTGGAACATCCCAAGGTTGGAAGCGGTGAATCGATCTATGGGTGAAGTTGAATGGATGGGGTTATTTTATTGGTGGTCAGGGTGGGAGTTCGATTGGTAAATACatggatgaatgtaatttgtgtttggatgtaatttgtttattcttgtatGTTTAGGGCAATGGCAATCGTTAcatcacgggtgttctgttacatacacctcaaTTGTTTCTTAGTGGACACATACGCTTACAATGGTAGTGGCATCAAGCCTCAAATCCTGGAACCCTGGGATGGCATACTCGGCTACCGACTAAGCTAGTCGCCGCCTAAATtagattttgcttttttagtcgcctgactaaaattttagttggCCGATTTTGAACGACTAACTTCTGTAATGAGTAATGCACAGAAActtagtcggccgactaaatgtgaaaaacccaccgactaaattttagtcggccgactaaaaAAAAGCGGTAACCAGTAGTTTCCGCGACCGACTAGTTTAGTCAGTAGCCGAGTATACCACCTCTGATCTGATAGCTAGTGGTCAGACACAGATCCTGACATTTTACACTTCAATAGTAGTACTCAATTGGCAACTTTTTcattaataattatatatgtaggcctatacatgacaaatcaaaatttttaagtttttttttacaaaactattagATTGTACGCACGAAATCagcaataattaaacaatctTTTATTCTTTGACACAACTTTAGGTAGATTGGAAAATTCATCAATAAATTAACATTCACCTGATTTTTGTTCTGATTGCATTGAAATCATAGTGTTTTGTGTAGATTGTTCTTGGGGTGCGGGACGCTCATGATTATTGTTGTCGTTAAATGTATGCACCTCGTAACTTAAATTTGTGAGCAATAATGGCTGGTTGGAGGATACGGGTTCAGAGTCTGAAGAAGGGTCTTCAGTGATGCCAATCATTTTGTTTCGAGATCGAAGTTGGATTACAGATGGAAGAGGTTGTGTACATCGTACACTTGCATAATTAGGGTTAATCATGTTGTGGCTTTTATGACGAGATTTATTGCAATTATCGCCTTCCATGATTATAAGAATAATTGTTCTTGCAAATTATTTTCTCACCTTCATAAATTATT from Ciona intestinalis unplaced genomic scaffold, KH HT000174.2, whole genome shotgun sequence includes these protein-coding regions:
- the hvcn1 gene encoding voltage-gated hydrogen channel 1: MEGDNCNKSRHKSHNMINPNYASVRCTQPLPSVIQLRSRNKMIGITEDPSSDSEPVSSNQPLLLTNLSYEVHTFNDNNNHERPAPQEQSTQNTMISMQSEQKSDRFTASNLGMFQYMKFEIGEDGDDHEEEAILTNREKLRHILHSKPIHVAIIVLVVLDSFLVVGELLIDLKVIIVPHGNPAPEILHGFSLSILSIFMVEIALKIIADHRHFIHHKVEVLDAVVVVISFGVDIALIFVGESEALAAIGLLVILRLWRVFRIINGIIVTVKTKADDRVHEIKKKNSELELQIHNLEEKLSQKEQDMSRLHEILRCNNIDIPPTVPLTTSVQIHSTTTASADV